The following proteins come from a genomic window of Edaphobacter sp. 4G125:
- a CDS encoding zinc-dependent alcohol dehydrogenase, whose product MRALLLSEYRHLELADVPLPQPAADEVLLRIEACGICGSDVHGYDGSSGRRIPPIIMGHEAAGVIAKVGSGVKGWKEGDRVTFDSTLYCGKCQYCQRGEVNLCDNRQVFGVSCKDYRRHGAFAEYLVVPARVLYFLPAELSFVEAAMVEAVSVALHAVQVSGFQPGETALVLGAGMIGSLIVQSLRVADAAHIFVVDPDESRVQAAARSGAHTPIHLLQEGNGSDVTQAVLERYPGGVDHVFEAVGFGITVKTAIDVVRKGGTVTLVGNIEPEVKLPLQDVVTRQIRLQGSAASAGEYPRAIELLASKKIDVSPFISAVEPLSRGASAFDRLYRREPNVIKIVLTPDVA is encoded by the coding sequence ATGCGAGCCCTTTTGCTTTCAGAGTATCGACACCTTGAGCTGGCCGATGTTCCTCTGCCGCAACCTGCGGCGGATGAAGTGTTGCTGCGTATTGAAGCCTGTGGGATCTGCGGCAGCGATGTGCATGGTTATGATGGATCGTCAGGCCGAAGGATTCCCCCAATCATCATGGGCCATGAGGCTGCGGGAGTGATTGCAAAGGTGGGGTCGGGTGTGAAGGGATGGAAAGAAGGCGACCGAGTTACGTTTGATTCGACCCTCTATTGTGGCAAATGCCAATATTGCCAGCGCGGCGAGGTTAATCTCTGTGACAATCGCCAGGTCTTCGGGGTTTCATGCAAGGACTATCGACGTCATGGAGCGTTTGCCGAATATCTTGTAGTTCCTGCGAGGGTCCTCTATTTCCTTCCAGCGGAGCTATCGTTTGTTGAGGCTGCAATGGTAGAGGCAGTATCGGTCGCTCTCCACGCTGTCCAAGTGTCGGGGTTTCAGCCTGGGGAGACGGCGCTTGTCCTTGGTGCAGGGATGATTGGATCGCTGATTGTGCAATCGTTACGTGTGGCAGATGCTGCCCATATTTTTGTTGTGGATCCGGATGAAAGTCGTGTGCAAGCGGCGGCACGTTCGGGAGCACATACCCCCATCCATCTTCTGCAAGAAGGCAACGGATCCGATGTGACGCAGGCTGTGCTCGAGCGTTATCCCGGTGGAGTCGATCACGTTTTTGAGGCAGTTGGATTTGGAATCACGGTAAAGACGGCAATCGATGTTGTTCGTAAAGGAGGAACCGTAACGTTAGTCGGAAACATCGAACCCGAGGTCAAACTACCTCTACAGGACGTGGTTACCCGACAGATCCGGTTGCAGGGTTCGGCTGCTTCTGCTGGAGAGTATCCACGAGCGATTGAACTGCTTGCCTCAAAGAAAATCGATGTATCTCCGTTTATCTCTGCGGTGGAACCGCTCTCCAGGGGAGCAAGTGCTTTCGATCGTTTGTATCGAAGAGAGCCGAATGTCATCAAGATTGTTCTTACGCCCGACGTGGCTTAA
- a CDS encoding SDR family NAD(P)-dependent oxidoreductase, with protein sequence MTLGPSPSSSTPRLPFFDLTGRIAMVTGTSRGLGQYFARALARAGADLVLTSRDRSALADFEKEITALGRRYCSVALDVCKEESIHSAVAEAESTFGRIDILVNNAGMNIRKPALDVTWDDWNRILDTNLRGAFFVAQAAAKGMIDRGYGRIINIGSVTSVAGYAGLGPYGASRGGIRQLTMSLADDWGPYGVTVNCLAPGWFRTEQNKIMYESKEWVEYLCDRIPVKRPGRPEDLDGSVVFLASEESRYVTGQTLLVDGGISTGATRALPKPSGR encoded by the coding sequence ATGACTTTGGGACCCAGCCCTTCTTCGAGTACACCCCGCCTACCGTTCTTCGATCTAACAGGACGGATCGCGATGGTGACAGGAACGAGCCGAGGGCTCGGCCAGTATTTTGCTCGTGCGCTCGCACGAGCCGGAGCAGATCTGGTTCTGACGAGTCGCGACCGTTCCGCGCTGGCAGACTTCGAGAAGGAGATTACTGCGCTCGGTCGTAGGTACTGCTCTGTTGCACTCGATGTATGTAAAGAAGAGTCCATCCATTCAGCTGTCGCTGAAGCGGAATCGACCTTCGGCAGAATTGACATTCTGGTGAACAATGCTGGCATGAATATCCGCAAGCCGGCATTGGATGTGACATGGGATGATTGGAATCGCATTCTCGATACCAATTTGCGAGGAGCATTCTTTGTGGCGCAGGCTGCAGCTAAGGGGATGATTGATCGCGGATATGGTCGCATCATCAACATCGGTTCAGTGACTTCAGTTGCAGGATATGCGGGACTCGGTCCCTATGGAGCTAGCCGTGGCGGAATCCGCCAACTTACGATGAGCCTCGCGGATGATTGGGGGCCCTATGGCGTGACGGTGAACTGTCTTGCTCCGGGTTGGTTTCGCACGGAGCAGAACAAGATCATGTATGAGAGCAAGGAATGGGTGGAATATCTCTGTGATCGCATCCCTGTAAAACGTCCTGGTCGACCGGAGGACCTCGATGGTTCGGTCGTCTTTCTGGCTTCGGAGGAAAGCCGCTATGTGACGGGGCAGACGTTGCTGGTCGATGGCGGTATCTCGACGGGCGCAACGCGAGCTTTGCCGAAGCCGTCAGGCCGATAG
- a CDS encoding MFS transporter, translating into MAALSKRFAIAILLGIGILVNYFDRVNLSIAHDALQHTFGISDIVFGYLLGAYSWTYAAMQLPSGSLLDRFGVRRIMLASIVLWTIASGLAAIASSVVILFAARGLLGIGEAPTFPACAKAIGLWFPARERGVPTAIFDAAAKLAIGIGTPLLGLVLLHFGLRANFAATAALSALYLVLFAVLYRDPRRDERVTQETITDLHATSAIRIWDLIRQRKILGAALGSGAYNYCFYLLLTWMPFYLQKGLHMTSRNAVLWSGVPWLVAAIVGFTFGGFLTDFLVSHGFDPGRVRRTILLIGTSMGLFVLAPAFLHEPRIVLLCLTLSLSGLSAASPVLWTLPSLLVPSSSTGRVGAIMNQANQVAAIIAPIATGYLATWTHSFAAAFGAAGVILFLGISSYILLLGRIERIPLTSLQEHLSA; encoded by the coding sequence ATGGCTGCCCTCAGCAAACGTTTCGCAATTGCAATCCTTCTCGGCATCGGCATCCTCGTCAATTACTTTGACCGGGTCAACCTCTCCATTGCACACGATGCTCTGCAGCACACGTTTGGCATCTCCGACATCGTTTTTGGATACCTGCTCGGCGCCTACAGCTGGACCTATGCAGCCATGCAGCTTCCCAGTGGATCTCTGTTGGATCGTTTCGGCGTCCGTCGCATCATGCTCGCATCGATCGTACTTTGGACCATCGCCTCGGGGCTCGCAGCCATTGCGTCTTCTGTTGTGATCCTCTTTGCGGCACGCGGTTTGCTTGGTATCGGCGAAGCACCAACCTTTCCTGCCTGTGCTAAAGCAATCGGACTTTGGTTTCCGGCACGCGAGCGCGGAGTACCCACTGCCATTTTCGATGCCGCCGCTAAACTTGCCATTGGCATTGGAACCCCACTCCTTGGGCTCGTCCTGTTGCACTTTGGGCTGCGCGCAAACTTTGCTGCTACGGCCGCTCTCAGTGCACTCTACCTTGTCCTTTTTGCAGTGCTCTATCGCGATCCCAGGAGAGACGAACGTGTTACGCAGGAAACTATCACCGATCTTCACGCAACCTCCGCGATACGGATCTGGGACTTGATAAGACAACGTAAAATCCTCGGCGCCGCGCTCGGCTCCGGAGCCTACAACTATTGCTTCTATCTTCTTCTCACCTGGATGCCGTTTTACCTACAGAAAGGTCTTCACATGACCAGCAGGAATGCCGTTCTATGGTCCGGCGTTCCCTGGCTTGTGGCAGCGATCGTTGGATTTACCTTTGGAGGCTTTCTCACCGATTTCCTGGTGTCACACGGTTTCGATCCTGGTCGGGTACGACGGACTATCCTTCTGATCGGTACCAGTATGGGGTTGTTTGTACTCGCTCCAGCTTTTTTGCATGAACCGCGAATCGTGTTGCTCTGCCTCACGCTGTCACTAAGCGGCCTTTCCGCGGCTTCTCCTGTTCTATGGACGCTCCCTTCATTGCTCGTCCCTTCCAGCAGCACGGGACGAGTGGGGGCCATTATGAATCAGGCGAATCAGGTCGCGGCGATCATCGCTCCCATTGCGACCGGTTATCTAGCCACGTGGACCCACTCCTTCGCCGCCGCATTCGGAGCAGCAGGGGTTATCCTCTTTCTCGGTATTTCAAGCTATATTCTTCTTCTTGGGAGAATCGAGCGTATTCCTCTCACTTCGCTTCAGGAGCATCTATCGGCCTGA
- a CDS encoding BlaI/MecI/CopY family transcriptional regulator — MKNREIPKPTESELELLTILWERGQATVRELFEAVNQQRPVVYTGVLKLLQIMTEKGLVERDESERAHVYRAAIEKSDTERRFVRELSERFFSGSAAQLALRALEMESASEEDLDEIRKLLRRKKS; from the coding sequence ATGAAGAACAGAGAAATACCGAAACCGACCGAAAGCGAACTTGAACTCTTGACCATTTTGTGGGAAAGAGGACAGGCGACAGTGCGTGAACTGTTTGAGGCAGTGAACCAGCAGCGGCCTGTGGTCTATACCGGGGTCTTGAAGTTGCTACAGATCATGACGGAAAAAGGGTTGGTTGAACGAGACGAAAGCGAGCGCGCACACGTGTATCGCGCGGCAATTGAAAAGTCTGATACCGAGCGGAGATTTGTGCGCGAACTGAGCGAGCGTTTCTTCTCCGGGAGCGCAGCTCAGCTTGCTTTGCGGGCGCTCGAGATGGAATCGGCCAGCGAAGAAGATCTGGACGAGATTCGTAAACTTTTGCGCCGTAAAAAGTCCTAA
- a CDS encoding M56 family metallopeptidase, translating to MELQIWIRNGEVVALGWTLLHFCWQAVAIAVVYVLADRVAGRAASKMRYALAMGALTLMLCAAVLTFLEQEHLVVRVPQGDGQVITSQVGSLHDTLVHQMPSAAPLVETGELWIAGNADRLLPWIDGIWLVGVLLLMLRALGGWIELQRLRRYAHSAVPEELESSFQRVASRVCAKRKVGLRLSEEVLTPFVMGVWRATVILPVSVVMRLDPAQLEAVLAHELAHVRRWDYLLNLVQTVVECLFFFHPAVWWMSRRARELRETCCDEIAARSCGDPLVYAEALLQMEEQRAQRLQLAAALHGGGGSLLGRVKQILGEGNAVERGTISGMRIGAAGVAVLAFLLGPKVADALKPQVKEIKVASVVREEVKMSAGNQMAQSLIVQANDKPFAPVAEKPTGDKVSVAANSMARPLPAAGPAPTPSPAPLATPISGVEPINPVAGEAVAQGGIEYIQKMRDAGYPLDLDKDLNALISLRSVGVTPEYAKAMAQVGMGTPTLHDLVSLKSIGVTPEYVAGLKDSGIAPASFHEVISEKSLGVTPEYAKSIASVGLGNPTVHDLIGLKSQGVTPEYVAGLKSSGIVAKDLRELISVKAVGVTPEYAKAMGTVGLTNLSTRDLVSLRAQGITPEYVSWLKQAFPSADMSGIRKAAVFHIDEGFVAKAKSHGFNNTDLDKLVKLKMTGLLD from the coding sequence ATGGAGCTTCAGATCTGGATACGGAACGGAGAAGTGGTCGCGCTGGGCTGGACGCTGTTGCACTTCTGTTGGCAAGCAGTAGCGATTGCAGTGGTCTATGTCTTGGCGGACCGAGTGGCTGGACGCGCTGCTTCAAAGATGCGTTATGCACTTGCGATGGGTGCTTTGACATTGATGCTCTGCGCAGCAGTGCTCACCTTTCTGGAGCAGGAACATCTTGTTGTGCGCGTACCGCAGGGAGATGGACAGGTGATTACGTCACAGGTTGGCTCATTGCACGACACACTGGTGCATCAGATGCCATCTGCGGCTCCTCTGGTAGAGACGGGCGAGCTTTGGATTGCAGGTAATGCAGACCGGCTGCTTCCGTGGATCGATGGAATCTGGCTTGTGGGAGTTCTTCTGTTAATGCTTCGTGCCTTAGGAGGCTGGATCGAACTCCAACGGTTGCGCCGGTATGCGCATAGCGCGGTTCCGGAAGAACTGGAAAGCAGTTTTCAGAGAGTTGCCTCCCGGGTGTGCGCGAAAAGAAAAGTCGGACTTCGCCTCTCTGAGGAAGTCCTGACGCCTTTTGTCATGGGCGTGTGGCGTGCCACGGTGATCCTTCCGGTTTCGGTGGTCATGCGGTTGGATCCAGCGCAGCTTGAGGCGGTGCTGGCTCATGAGCTGGCGCATGTCCGGCGATGGGATTATCTGTTGAATCTCGTGCAGACCGTTGTGGAGTGTCTCTTCTTCTTCCATCCTGCGGTGTGGTGGATGAGCCGGCGGGCGCGAGAGCTTCGTGAAACCTGTTGCGACGAGATTGCGGCTCGGAGTTGCGGCGACCCATTGGTCTATGCCGAAGCTCTGTTGCAAATGGAGGAGCAACGTGCCCAGCGGCTTCAATTGGCGGCGGCACTGCATGGAGGAGGCGGAAGTTTGCTGGGGCGGGTGAAACAGATACTTGGGGAGGGAAATGCCGTGGAGCGAGGAACAATCAGTGGAATGAGGATTGGAGCAGCGGGAGTGGCCGTGCTGGCCTTCCTACTGGGACCAAAGGTGGCAGATGCTTTAAAGCCGCAGGTGAAAGAGATCAAGGTTGCTTCGGTCGTCCGCGAGGAAGTCAAGATGAGCGCAGGAAACCAGATGGCACAGTCGCTTATCGTGCAAGCGAACGATAAACCGTTCGCGCCTGTGGCAGAAAAGCCAACTGGCGATAAAGTTTCTGTTGCGGCAAATTCGATGGCAAGGCCGCTTCCAGCTGCGGGACCTGCGCCCACGCCATCTCCGGCTCCGCTCGCTACTCCAATATCTGGTGTCGAGCCAATAAACCCTGTGGCAGGAGAAGCGGTAGCGCAAGGCGGTATCGAGTATATCCAGAAGATGCGGGATGCCGGATATCCGCTGGATCTCGATAAAGATCTGAATGCATTGATCTCTCTTCGCTCCGTAGGAGTGACGCCAGAGTATGCAAAGGCAATGGCGCAGGTGGGAATGGGAACTCCAACATTGCACGATCTCGTCAGCTTAAAGAGTATTGGTGTGACTCCAGAGTACGTTGCCGGGCTAAAGGACTCAGGTATTGCGCCAGCGAGCTTTCACGAAGTCATTTCGGAGAAGAGCCTGGGTGTTACACCGGAATATGCAAAGTCCATCGCGTCAGTCGGCCTTGGAAATCCGACGGTACATGATCTGATTGGATTGAAATCACAAGGTGTAACTCCTGAATATGTTGCTGGCCTGAAGTCTTCTGGAATTGTCGCAAAGGATCTCCGTGAACTGATCAGTGTGAAAGCTGTAGGAGTTACCCCGGAGTACGCCAAAGCGATGGGAACGGTAGGCCTCACAAATTTGTCGACGCGCGATCTAGTCTCGCTACGTGCGCAGGGTATTACTCCTGAATATGTTAGCTGGCTGAAGCAAGCCTTTCCATCGGCGGATATGAGCGGCATCCGCAAGGCGGCTGTCTTCCATATCGATGAAGGTTTCGTCGCTAAGGCGAAGTCACACGGTTTCAACAATACCGACCTGGACAAGCTAGTAAAGCTGAAGATGACGGGCCTTCTGGACTAA
- the cobA gene encoding uroporphyrinogen-III C-methyltransferase — protein MISIPDAESGHVYLVGAGPGDPALLTLRAAHLIKTADVILPDDLVSDEVLALASPTALVIPVGKRCGQPRITQAGIHALMFEHATAGSSVTRLKSGDPLVFGRAAEEISFLREHSIPFEIIPGITAAFAVAAELETPLTDRARASKLILATAHHAAGKISLAPSWSGAFPDEATLVIYMPGRDFEALAQSLIESGIAPTTPCTAVSRASTSEEHIHITTLAELSSVNVGPAPVLLLVGPPVPQRAS, from the coding sequence GTGATCTCCATCCCTGATGCAGAGTCCGGCCATGTTTACCTCGTCGGGGCAGGTCCCGGCGACCCTGCGCTGCTCACCCTGCGCGCCGCGCATCTCATCAAAACCGCCGATGTCATCCTTCCCGATGACCTGGTCTCCGACGAAGTTCTCGCCCTCGCCAGCCCGACAGCTCTCGTCATCCCTGTCGGGAAACGTTGCGGCCAACCACGCATCACTCAGGCTGGAATCCATGCCCTGATGTTCGAGCACGCAACTGCGGGAAGCTCCGTTACTAGGCTCAAGTCTGGCGATCCACTCGTCTTCGGACGAGCCGCCGAAGAGATCAGCTTTCTCCGCGAGCACTCTATTCCCTTCGAGATCATCCCAGGAATCACCGCAGCCTTCGCAGTCGCAGCCGAGCTCGAAACCCCGCTCACCGATCGCGCCCGAGCCTCCAAACTGATCCTGGCCACGGCCCATCACGCCGCCGGAAAGATCTCCCTCGCTCCGAGCTGGTCCGGTGCCTTCCCCGATGAAGCTACGTTGGTCATTTACATGCCCGGGCGTGACTTCGAAGCACTCGCCCAGAGCTTGATCGAATCTGGAATCGCGCCTACGACCCCATGCACTGCCGTCTCCCGCGCTTCAACTTCAGAAGAGCATATTCACATCACCACACTCGCAGAACTTTCAAGCGTGAACGTCGGCCCGGCTCCAGTCCTTCTGCTCGTCGGCCCACCTGTACCTCAACGGGCCAGTTGA